The following are encoded in a window of Chloroflexaceae bacterium genomic DNA:
- a CDS encoding short chain dehydrogenase — protein MANHLFFPLLVPLLSAVLATLVSQRRVVARTIALAAVLFDLGYSIWLLFTVGATGRLITQADDFAAPFGISLVADGLSAIMLTLTSIMMLVTVLYSFSTVSPYRERYYYYPLLLLLLFGCGGAFLTGDLFNLYVWFEVLLVASFGLITLGGERGQLEGGLKYVVLNLLGSTSFLIGAGLLYGVAGTLNMAHLAERLGSLQQPGIVTAVAGFFLFAYSSKAGLVPVFFWLPTSYHTPTVAVSALFSGLLTKVGIYALYRVFGTVFQRELERYGTLILVIAALTMVIGVMGAMAQVNVRRILSFHIISQVGYMIMGLGLVGVAGLAAGILYMVHHIVVKTALFMIGGTAEHLSGTGELKQMGGMARREPILAILWLLASFSLAGLPPLSGFFGKLGLIQVGLDQGQWLMVGVAAVVSLFTLFSMLKIWNEVFWKKAYVDQTNMPRASALLIAPSALLVALSLAIGFGASPVLQYSRYSAEQVFNTQGLVRDVCGPAGCNAVTSTANTP, from the coding sequence ATGGCTAATCACCTCTTTTTTCCTCTGCTGGTCCCGCTGTTGAGCGCGGTGCTGGCAACCCTGGTAAGCCAGCGGCGCGTGGTCGCCCGGACAATTGCGCTGGCGGCCGTGCTCTTCGACCTGGGCTACAGCATCTGGCTGCTGTTCACGGTCGGCGCGACAGGGCGCCTGATTACCCAGGCGGACGATTTCGCCGCGCCGTTTGGCATCTCCCTGGTGGCCGACGGGTTGAGCGCGATTATGCTCACCCTCACCTCGATCATGATGCTGGTGACGGTGCTCTACAGCTTCAGCACCGTCAGTCCCTACCGCGAACGCTACTACTACTACCCGCTGCTGCTCCTGCTGTTGTTCGGCTGCGGCGGGGCCTTTCTTACCGGCGACCTGTTCAACCTCTACGTCTGGTTCGAGGTGCTGCTGGTGGCATCGTTCGGGCTGATCACCCTGGGCGGCGAGCGCGGCCAGTTGGAGGGGGGGCTGAAGTACGTGGTGCTGAACCTCCTGGGGAGCACCAGTTTCCTGATCGGCGCGGGGCTGCTGTATGGAGTAGCGGGCACGCTGAACATGGCCCACCTGGCCGAGCGACTGGGTTCCCTGCAGCAACCTGGCATCGTAACGGCGGTGGCGGGCTTCTTTCTCTTCGCCTACAGCAGCAAGGCGGGGCTGGTGCCGGTCTTTTTCTGGCTGCCGACGAGCTACCACACCCCGACCGTCGCGGTGAGCGCCCTCTTCAGCGGCCTGCTCACCAAGGTGGGGATCTACGCCCTCTACCGGGTCTTCGGCACCGTATTCCAGCGCGAACTGGAGCGTTATGGCACGCTGATCCTGGTGATTGCGGCGTTGACGATGGTGATCGGAGTGATGGGCGCGATGGCCCAGGTGAACGTGCGGCGCATCCTGTCGTTCCACATCATCAGCCAGGTGGGCTACATGATCATGGGCCTGGGGCTGGTGGGTGTGGCGGGCCTGGCGGCGGGCATTCTCTACATGGTTCACCACATCGTGGTGAAAACGGCCCTGTTCATGATTGGCGGCACGGCGGAGCACCTGTCGGGCACCGGCGAACTGAAGCAGATGGGCGGCATGGCCCGGCGCGAGCCGATCCTGGCCATCCTCTGGCTGCTCGCCAGCTTCTCGCTGGCCGGTTTGCCGCCGCTCAGCGGCTTCTTCGGCAAGCTGGGCCTGATCCAGGTGGGCCTGGATCAGGGGCAATGGCTGATGGTGGGCGTCGCCGCGGTTGTGAGCCTGTTCACGCTCTTCTCGATGCTGAAGATCTGGAACGAGGTGTTCTGGAAGAAGGCCTATGTGGATCAAACGAATATGCCTCGAGCCTCGGCCTTGTTGATCGCGCCCAGCGCGCTACTGGTGGCCCTGAGCCTTGCCATTGGCTTCGGGGCCAGTCCCGTGTTGCAGTATAGCCGCTACTCGGCCGAGCAGGTGTTCAATACCCAGGGCCTGGTCCGGGATGTGTGCGGCCCGGCCGGCTGCAATGCGGTGACCTCGACGGCGAATACTCCATAA
- a CDS encoding Na+/H+ antiporter subunit E, with the protein MLGLNLLLALAWVMVNGSYHPADWIVGFIFSFLVLRLAWPTFSNEPFSFRAYFRFWSRNPLRALWRWLSFIGYGFVEIVKANITVARTVLSPKMDLRPGIVAIPLDLKSDEGITTLANLITLTPGTVSLDVSSDRKTLYIHAFDARDPEGLRRATKEAYERRVMELLP; encoded by the coding sequence ATGCTGGGGTTAAATCTGCTGCTGGCGCTGGCATGGGTGATGGTCAATGGCTCGTACCACCCGGCTGACTGGATCGTCGGGTTCATCTTCAGCTTCCTGGTGCTGCGACTGGCGTGGCCGACCTTCTCGAACGAGCCGTTTAGCTTCCGGGCCTACTTCCGCTTCTGGTCACGCAACCCGCTGCGGGCGCTGTGGCGCTGGCTGAGCTTCATCGGCTACGGCTTCGTTGAGATCGTGAAAGCGAACATTACCGTCGCGCGCACCGTGCTCTCGCCGAAGATGGATCTGCGACCGGGGATCGTGGCCATTCCGCTGGATCTCAAGAGCGACGAGGGGATCACCACCCTGGCGAACCTGATTACCCTCACCCCGGGTACGGTGAGCCTGGACGTATCCAGCGATCGCAAGACGCTCTACATTCATGCCTTCGACGCCCGTGATCCCGAGGGACTGCGCCGCGCGACGAAGGAGGCCTACGAGCGCCGCGTTATGGAGTTGCTGCCATGA
- a CDS encoding monovalent cation/H+ antiporter complex subunit F — translation MSPFQLTMTILMALLSISLGITFWRLVRGPSIPDRAVAFDMIMTHLVGLIAMFVVQFRQPILIDAVIVVSVLGFLGTVALARYIEEGRN, via the coding sequence ATGAGCCCGTTCCAACTGACAATGACCATTCTGATGGCATTGCTCAGCATATCGCTGGGCATCACCTTCTGGCGCCTGGTGCGCGGCCCGAGCATTCCTGATCGCGCAGTGGCCTTCGATATGATTATGACCCATCTGGTGGGGCTGATCGCGATGTTCGTGGTGCAGTTCCGCCAGCCGATCCTGATTGATGCCGTGATCGTGGTCTCAGTGCTGGGCTTCCTGGGCACGGTAGCCCTGGCCCGCTACATCGAGGAGGGGAGAAACTGA
- the mnhG gene encoding monovalent cation/H(+) antiporter subunit G, producing MSLVELVTALLMGTGVFFVVVSSIGLVRLPDLYTRVHAAGKAGTLGIIGVLLGVGSYYITSVPIVIKMMAMIAFFFLTAPAATHMIDRAAFLTGVKPMEGTSPNDLQGRYDYQTRRLR from the coding sequence ATGAGCCTGGTGGAACTGGTCACGGCGCTGCTGATGGGCACGGGCGTGTTCTTCGTCGTCGTCTCGTCAATCGGCCTGGTGCGCCTGCCCGACCTGTACACGCGCGTGCACGCCGCAGGCAAGGCTGGCACGCTGGGGATCATTGGCGTGCTGCTGGGGGTGGGCAGTTACTACATCACCTCAGTTCCTATTGTCATCAAGATGATGGCGATGATCGCCTTCTTCTTTCTCACCGCCCCTGCGGCCACCCACATGATTGACCGGGCCGCTTTCCTGACCGGGGTCAAGCCGATGGAAGGCACTTCGCCCAACGACCTGCAGGGCCGCTATGATTACCAGACGCGGCGCCTGCGATAG
- the lgt gene encoding prolipoprotein diacylglyceryl transferase: MALYPPDDPYLFVITIFGLTISVRWYGMIIVSGALLAAFFSTRRAVARGYDPEHVWNQLMLGLLLGIAGARIYYVIFEWERFAGNPWSVINLTTGGLAIHGAIIGALLSVVIYTRRKGLPFWDWIDVGVPGFMLGQAIGRWGNFFNQEAYGRPTGLPIGVRIDPEYRVPPYTDLQQYPIDTLFHATFLYESLWNFAGVGLLLFADRRFGHGAPAGRRWLRPGDLLFLYGIIYSIGRFWIEGLRTDSLCLSGVGGDCAGSLRVAQVISLAIIGACTVALIVNHRRPRPPAPAPGNRASRQSEEPSTARPAL, translated from the coding sequence ATGGCACTCTATCCCCCGGACGATCCCTATCTCTTCGTCATCACCATTTTTGGACTGACCATCTCCGTGCGCTGGTACGGGATGATCATCGTGAGCGGCGCGCTGCTTGCCGCTTTCTTCTCCACGCGCCGCGCCGTGGCGCGCGGCTACGACCCTGAGCACGTCTGGAACCAGTTGATGCTCGGCCTGCTCCTGGGCATTGCCGGCGCCCGGATATACTACGTCATCTTCGAGTGGGAACGCTTCGCCGGCAACCCCTGGAGCGTCATCAATCTCACCACCGGCGGCCTGGCCATCCACGGCGCGATTATCGGCGCCTTGCTCTCTGTGGTCATCTACACCCGCCGCAAGGGCCTGCCCTTCTGGGACTGGATTGATGTCGGCGTGCCGGGCTTCATGCTGGGACAGGCGATAGGCCGCTGGGGCAACTTCTTCAACCAGGAGGCCTATGGGCGGCCCACCGGCCTGCCTATTGGCGTGCGCATTGACCCGGAATACCGCGTGCCGCCGTACACCGATTTGCAGCAGTACCCGATTGATACCCTGTTCCACGCCACCTTTCTCTACGAGTCCTTGTGGAACTTCGCCGGCGTGGGCCTGTTGCTCTTTGCCGACCGGCGCTTCGGCCACGGCGCGCCCGCCGGACGCCGCTGGCTGCGCCCGGGCGACCTGCTATTCCTCTACGGCATCATCTATTCTATCGGCCGCTTCTGGATTGAGGGACTGCGCACCGACAGCCTCTGTCTCAGCGGGGTTGGCGGGGATTGCGCTGGCTCGCTGCGTGTCGCGCAGGTTATCAGTCTGGCCATCATCGGCGCCTGCACTGTCGCCCTGATCGTCAACCACCGGCGACCCCGGCCGCCCGCGCCCGCGCCCGGCAACCGCGCCAGCCGCCAGTCCGAAGAGCCGTCCACGGCGCGCCCTGCCCTGTAG
- the purQ gene encoding phosphoribosylformylglycinamidine synthase I: MPAPRVLILRAPGINRDRDAALACQLAGGDPERIHINRLAAGAVRLADYAMLVIPGGFSYGDHLGAGRLLAVDLIHRLGEPLHRFIADGRPVIGICNGFQVLVKAGILPGLPPASNEPASAPRVTLTENESARFECRWVRLAPAPGSRCRFLEGIERPIETPVAHGEGRFVVDHPATLETLRAQGLIALRYVGEDGAPASYPANPNGSLDNIAGICNPQGNVLGLMPHPENAVLPQQHPRWSREPRRAEGDGLIIFRNAVRYAAAL, translated from the coding sequence ATGCCGGCACCAAGGGTCTTGATCTTGCGCGCCCCGGGCATCAATCGCGATCGCGACGCCGCCCTGGCATGCCAGCTCGCCGGAGGCGACCCGGAACGCATCCATATCAACCGCCTGGCAGCGGGCGCCGTCCGGCTCGCCGATTATGCCATGCTGGTCATTCCGGGCGGCTTCTCCTATGGCGATCACCTTGGCGCGGGCCGGCTCCTCGCCGTTGACCTCATCCACCGCCTTGGCGAGCCGCTGCACCGCTTCATCGCCGATGGCCGCCCGGTGATCGGGATCTGCAACGGCTTCCAGGTGCTGGTCAAAGCCGGCATTTTGCCCGGTCTGCCCCCGGCGTCCAACGAACCGGCCTCCGCTCCGCGTGTGACCCTGACCGAGAACGAGTCGGCCCGCTTTGAGTGTCGCTGGGTGCGCCTCGCCCCGGCGCCGGGGAGCCGCTGTCGCTTCCTGGAAGGCATCGAACGCCCCATCGAGACCCCCGTCGCCCACGGGGAGGGCCGTTTCGTTGTGGACCATCCTGCCACGCTCGAGACGCTGCGCGCCCAGGGACTGATCGCCCTGCGCTACGTCGGCGAAGACGGCGCGCCCGCGAGCTACCCCGCCAATCCCAACGGCTCGCTCGATAACATAGCCGGCATCTGCAACCCTCAGGGCAATGTATTGGGGCTAATGCCCCATCCTGAGAATGCCGTGCTGCCCCAGCAACATCCCCGCTGGTCGCGTGAACCCCGCCGTGCCGAGGGCGATGGCCTGATCATCTTCCGTAACGCGGTGCGTTATGCTGCTGCTCTGTGA
- a CDS encoding protein kinase: MITLDLLPPNTIVRGAADSYVVLNLIGRGGMGAVYRVQRISDNTIWALKEMRPQGDLSPEELAENRKLFLQEAELLRSLSFPNLPVVADLFEYEGRPTLVMEFVPGQTLEDRLREANAPLLEQQVVAYGIQLCRVLHYLHTRQPPIVYRDLKPSNIMLTPEGVLKLIDFGVARTHKPGKSKDTVAMGSAGYAPPEQYGKGQTDARSDIYALGATMLHLLTNLPPVPLQTPQPGAISRLNPSVDAQTEQVIIRAMDLNRERRFATMAEMEQALHACLDRPYVDPTVAAPRPPVKPVPAPAPAAQPAPAPAPSVRPAPEPAPPPETRPCPRCGRLNKKQARFCASCGAPIAGLPVAWLRVRSPYRTWEQRIDKLPLRIGRRDPRQRHYPELDLAEHDRGIASRHHATIQRTGDAYTITDLGSTNGTTLNGKLIPPRVPQPLRHGDRIKIGEVEIEFRWM; encoded by the coding sequence GTGATCACGCTCGATCTCCTGCCCCCAAATACGATAGTACGCGGCGCCGCCGATAGCTATGTCGTGCTGAACTTGATCGGGCGCGGCGGCATGGGCGCCGTCTACCGTGTGCAGCGCATCTCCGACAATACTATCTGGGCGCTCAAGGAGATGCGGCCCCAGGGAGATCTCTCTCCCGAAGAGCTGGCCGAGAACCGCAAGCTCTTCCTCCAGGAAGCTGAATTGCTCCGTTCGCTCTCCTTCCCCAATCTCCCGGTGGTCGCCGACCTGTTTGAGTACGAGGGCCGCCCCACCCTGGTGATGGAGTTCGTCCCCGGGCAGACGCTCGAAGATCGGCTCCGCGAGGCCAACGCTCCGCTCCTCGAACAGCAAGTGGTCGCCTATGGCATTCAGCTCTGCCGGGTGCTGCATTACCTGCATACTCGCCAGCCGCCGATTGTCTATCGTGACCTCAAACCCTCGAATATCATGCTCACCCCCGAAGGGGTGCTCAAGCTGATTGACTTTGGCGTCGCCCGCACCCATAAGCCGGGGAAGAGCAAGGACACCGTCGCCATGGGCTCCGCTGGCTACGCCCCCCCCGAACAGTACGGCAAGGGGCAGACCGACGCCCGCAGCGATATCTACGCCCTCGGCGCCACCATGCTCCACCTGCTCACCAACCTGCCCCCTGTCCCGTTACAGACCCCTCAGCCCGGCGCGATCAGCCGGCTGAACCCGTCGGTGGACGCGCAGACCGAGCAGGTAATCATCCGCGCCATGGATCTGAATCGCGAACGGCGCTTCGCCACCATGGCCGAGATGGAACAGGCCCTGCATGCCTGTCTTGACCGGCCTTATGTGGATCCCACCGTCGCCGCTCCGCGCCCTCCGGTCAAACCCGTGCCCGCCCCGGCCCCGGCGGCCCAGCCCGCCCCGGCCCCGGCGCCCTCGGTCCGGCCCGCTCCCGAGCCTGCTCCTCCTCCGGAGACGCGCCCGTGCCCTCGTTGTGGCCGGCTCAATAAGAAGCAGGCCCGTTTCTGCGCCTCCTGCGGCGCGCCCATCGCTGGCTTGCCCGTCGCCTGGCTGCGCGTCAGGTCGCCCTATCGCACCTGGGAACAGCGCATTGATAAGCTGCCCCTGCGCATCGGGCGGCGCGATCCGCGCCAGCGCCATTATCCCGAACTCGATCTCGCCGAACACGACCGTGGCATCGCCTCGCGCCATCACGCCACCATCCAGCGCACCGGCGACGCATATACCATCACCGATCTCGGCAGCACCAATGGGACAACCCTCAACGGCAAACTGATCCCTCCCCGCGTTCCTCAGCCCCTCCGCCACGGGGACCGCATCAAGATTGGCGAGGTTGAGATCGAGTTCCGCTGGATGTAG